A window from Luteibacter flocculans encodes these proteins:
- a CDS encoding MFS transporter: MCFGFLGLQFGLALQNANVSRIFQTLGANLNDIPALWIAAPLTGLIVQPIVGHYSDRTWNRLGRRRPYFLAGAVFASLALLWLPNAPALWIAAGLLWILDASINVSMEPFRALVGDQLPTKQGPAGFAMQSFFIGAGAVVASLLPWALARFGVANVAPDGGIPDTVKYAFYVGGAVLLGAVLWTMLTTREYSPAQLRSFADTVPEGLPADVSRAVRPGLLLLVAGVMVLFAIRYFTLEREVYLLSGGLLAFGLMLTWLSRTRSRGMLREVVGDLYGMPDSMRRLAGVQLFSWFALFAMWIYTTAGVTQTIYGTSDTSSSIYNEGANWVGVLFAAYNGFGALAAIVIPFMVRRWGLRISHMVNLCLGGAGLLSFLYIRDPRWLLASMVGVGFAWASILSLPYALLSDHLPTAKMGVYMGIFNFFIVIPQVLAASILGLLLRLCFHNQPIWALGLGGFSLFVAGLCTLYVPEPGGHKRA, encoded by the coding sequence ATGTGCTTCGGCTTTCTCGGCCTTCAGTTCGGCCTTGCGCTGCAGAACGCCAACGTCAGCCGGATCTTCCAGACACTCGGTGCGAACCTCAACGACATTCCCGCGCTGTGGATCGCCGCGCCGCTGACCGGCTTGATCGTGCAGCCGATCGTTGGGCACTACTCCGATCGCACCTGGAACCGTCTCGGGAGGCGGCGGCCGTACTTCCTGGCCGGCGCAGTGTTCGCTTCCCTGGCCTTGCTGTGGTTACCGAACGCGCCCGCGTTGTGGATCGCCGCCGGTCTGCTGTGGATTCTGGATGCCTCGATCAACGTGTCGATGGAGCCATTTCGCGCGCTGGTCGGCGATCAGTTGCCCACGAAGCAAGGACCCGCAGGCTTTGCGATGCAGAGCTTCTTCATTGGCGCGGGCGCGGTGGTGGCATCGCTGCTGCCGTGGGCGCTCGCGCGGTTCGGTGTGGCGAACGTGGCACCGGACGGCGGCATACCGGACACCGTGAAGTACGCCTTCTATGTCGGCGGTGCCGTGCTGCTGGGCGCTGTGCTGTGGACCATGCTGACCACGCGGGAGTACTCCCCTGCGCAACTGCGTTCCTTCGCGGACACGGTGCCCGAAGGTCTGCCGGCGGACGTATCGCGCGCCGTGCGCCCTGGGCTCCTGCTGCTTGTCGCGGGTGTCATGGTGCTGTTCGCTATCCGGTACTTCACGCTGGAGCGGGAGGTCTACCTCCTCTCCGGCGGTCTGCTCGCGTTCGGCCTCATGCTTACCTGGCTCAGCCGCACACGCAGCCGCGGCATGCTGCGCGAGGTCGTTGGCGACCTCTACGGCATGCCCGACTCGATGCGGCGCCTGGCCGGTGTCCAGCTGTTCTCCTGGTTCGCGCTGTTCGCGATGTGGATCTACACCACGGCAGGGGTCACCCAGACCATCTACGGCACCAGCGATACAAGCTCGTCGATCTACAACGAGGGTGCGAACTGGGTGGGCGTGCTGTTCGCCGCATACAACGGCTTCGGCGCCCTCGCTGCGATCGTCATTCCTTTCATGGTCAGACGCTGGGGCTTGCGCATCAGCCACATGGTCAACCTCTGTCTGGGCGGCGCGGGCCTGTTGTCCTTCCTCTACATCCGCGATCCACGCTGGCTGCTCGCCTCGATGGTAGGGGTCGGCTTTGCCTGGGCATCGATCCTGTCGCTGCCTTATGCGTTGCTATCGGACCACCTCCCGACCGCGAAGATGGGCGTCTACATGGGCATCTTCAATTTCTTCATCGTCATTCCTCAGGTGCTCGCCGCCAGCATCCTGGGTCTGCTTTTGCGACTGTGTTTCCACAACCAACCAATCTGGGCGCTCGGCCTAGGCGGCTTCAGCCTGTTCGTCGCAGGCCTGTGCACCCTTTATGTTCCCGAGCCTGGAGGCCATAAGCGCGCCTAG
- a CDS encoding efflux transporter outer membrane subunit has product MWIALKHACRWTVTGVIIVLAGCAVGPDYRRPSMPEAKSFAPQPLPQATVGTAGADGETQRFVASMDIPGQWWALFHCVPLNALLDDALAHNADVDAAHAALQVAWENVYAQRATYFPAVTAGVNPTRQDVAKDVATSAASGSSLYSLTTAQVSVSYSPDLWGGNRRELESLVAQAQAQRFQVEATYLTLTSNLVNAAIEEASLRGQLDATHRMVELQTHVLDTVKRQYVLGDVSEAAVAAQVATLEQSRAALPPLEKQLVQQRDLIAALAGRTPDRPVAVTFTLDDLHLPSELPLSMPAQLLEQRPDVRAAEEALHAASANVGVAIANRLPNIQIDATFGRSSEKASRLFAGEAGFWNLAGNVTQSLFDGGALKHKQRAAEAAYREASAQYRSTVISAMQNVADALHAIHADAEGMAAAERAEDAAARSLDIARRQWALGDISESSLLTAEVTWQQTNLALVQARAARYSDTVALFQSLGGGWWNRRDTVAQFSTQTK; this is encoded by the coding sequence ATGTGGATTGCACTCAAGCATGCCTGCCGGTGGACCGTGACCGGCGTGATCATCGTGTTGGCGGGCTGCGCTGTGGGGCCCGACTATCGGCGCCCTTCGATGCCGGAGGCCAAGTCCTTCGCGCCACAACCGCTACCGCAAGCCACGGTCGGCACTGCGGGTGCCGACGGAGAGACGCAGCGCTTCGTCGCGTCCATGGATATCCCCGGCCAATGGTGGGCCTTGTTCCACTGCGTGCCGCTCAATGCGTTGCTTGACGACGCGCTTGCGCACAACGCCGATGTAGATGCGGCCCACGCAGCGCTTCAAGTGGCGTGGGAGAACGTCTACGCCCAGCGCGCAACCTATTTCCCCGCCGTCACGGCAGGTGTCAATCCGACGCGGCAAGACGTTGCCAAGGACGTCGCCACATCGGCCGCCTCGGGAAGCAGTCTGTACAGCCTGACCACGGCGCAGGTCAGCGTGTCGTACTCGCCAGACCTTTGGGGCGGCAATCGGCGCGAACTCGAGTCGTTGGTAGCTCAGGCGCAGGCACAGCGCTTCCAGGTGGAAGCGACCTATCTGACGCTGACGAGCAACCTGGTGAACGCGGCGATCGAAGAAGCCTCGTTGCGCGGGCAGCTTGACGCCACGCACCGCATGGTCGAGCTGCAGACGCACGTGCTCGATACCGTAAAGCGGCAATATGTTCTCGGCGATGTGTCGGAGGCGGCGGTGGCTGCCCAGGTGGCGACGCTGGAACAGAGTCGCGCTGCGCTGCCGCCGCTGGAAAAGCAGCTCGTCCAGCAGCGGGATCTGATTGCCGCCTTGGCGGGCCGCACGCCTGACCGCCCCGTGGCGGTCACGTTCACGCTGGATGACCTTCACCTTCCCAGTGAACTACCGCTCAGCATGCCGGCTCAACTGCTGGAACAACGTCCCGACGTACGTGCCGCCGAGGAAGCGTTGCATGCGGCCAGTGCGAACGTGGGAGTAGCCATCGCCAATCGGTTACCCAACATCCAGATCGACGCCACCTTCGGTCGTTCGTCCGAAAAGGCCAGCCGCTTGTTTGCCGGCGAGGCCGGGTTCTGGAATCTGGCGGGCAATGTGACCCAGTCGTTGTTCGACGGCGGCGCGCTCAAGCACAAACAGCGTGCGGCGGAGGCGGCTTATCGGGAGGCGTCTGCCCAATACCGCAGCACCGTGATCAGTGCCATGCAGAACGTCGCCGATGCGCTCCATGCGATCCATGCGGATGCCGAGGGAATGGCGGCCGCCGAACGGGCCGAAGACGCCGCCGCGCGCAGCCTGGACATTGCCCGGCGCCAGTGGGCACTCGGCGATATCAGCGAAAGCAGCTTGCTCACCGCTGAGGTGACATGGCAGCAGACAAATCTTGCGCTGGTACAGGCCCGGGCGGCGCGGTACTCGGATACGGTGGCGCTGTTTCAGTCGCTAGGCGGTGGCTGGTGGAATCGCCGTGACACGGTCGCCCAATTCTCGACCCAGACGAAGTGA